The following are from one region of the Magallana gigas chromosome 4, xbMagGiga1.1, whole genome shotgun sequence genome:
- the LOC105342381 gene encoding uncharacterized protein, translating to MGNRTQDGGLLQQNCRPDWPPWTCVAANVCGLCSTTLWFLVLLPQVWKNFRRKSVVGLSILWATANFTASLVNLCFVYGYAKIPLYGRINSVYMPILEFTILVQFWIYGDHYNKRHKIAYLIFCVCLWTTLLSLNLGFKLFPYIQWVAIGLWCVETFPQVFLNFKLRSTMGQSTRSVIIASIGKMTDFLSTYGLLMPIQYVVMIYFSSSVNYVNVIQVVWFHGRKPNFSRDEPPVTVQYNEFRDDEVDESSTAETNLLCSSNSGRPSLDFKTKRAIQYSLITLLTCFLGLFAYGIVWATDSYYAIFAPCTLVAVTVFAFLLYNRAWRSDSVV from the exons ATGGGTAACCGAACCCAGGACGGTGGTCTCCTCCAGCAGAACTGTCGCCCGGATTGGCCACCGTGGACCTGTGTGGCTGCCAACGTCTGTGGCCTCTGCAGCACCACCTTATGGTTCCTGGTTCTGCTTCCTCAGGTCTGGAAGAATTTCCGTCGGAAATCCGTGGTCGGTTTAAGCATCCTATGGGCCACTGCAAATTTCACAGCCTCCCTGGTGAACCTGTGCTTCGTCTACGGGTATGCTAAGATACCGCTGTACGGAAGAATCAACTCGGTCTACATGCCTATTCTGGAGTTTACGATTCTGGTCCAGTTTTGGATTTACGGGGACCATTACAATAAGAGACACAAAATAGCTTACCTGatattttgtgtgtgtttgtggACGACCCTTCTGTCTCTTAATCTGGGATTCAAACTTTTCCCTTACATTCAGTGGGTAGCTATAGGACTGTGGTGTGTTGAAACGTTTCCACAG gtTTTCCTCAACTTCAAGCTAAGATCAACAATGGGACAATCAACCCGCTCTGTAATCATAGCATCCATTGGCAAGATGACGGACTTTCTGTCAACATACGGGTTACTGATGCCCATTCAATACGTCGTCATGATCTACTTCTCCAGCAGCGTCAATTATGTTAACGTCATTCAGGTTGTCTGGTTTCACGGCAGAAAGCCGAACTTCAGTCGCGATGAACCCCCGGTAACTGTTCAGTATAATGAGTTCCGAGATGACGAGGTCGATGAAAGCAGCACTGCAGAGACAAATCTATTATGTTCTTCGAATTCAGGACGACCTAGCCTCGACTTCAAAACGAAGCGAGCAATTCAATATTCTCTGATAACTTTGTTAACCTGTTTCTTGGGACTTTTTGCGTACGGCATCGTGTGGGCCACTGATTCCTATTACGCAATATTTGCTCCCTGCACGCTTGTTGCTGTCACTGTTTTTGCTTTCTTGTTGTATAATCGTGCATGGCGTTCTGATTCAGTGGTCTAG